Proteins encoded within one genomic window of Aspergillus nidulans FGSC A4 chromosome VII:
- a CDS encoding uncharacterized protein (submitted as non-partial;~transcript_id=CADANIAT00008001), translated as MNLNSDGDTVTSELNAICRKIRDLLGLRANYIQLSLQTLEDNPINRPEWRIYPPPPEPAWGDDKETARMNEDPGTDQRRRKMGENIGEDFHLEECMPLPGESDWVFKLDESSVYQVYKNSSDVDREEPVVKIPSLRDFYMDLDAVIDVSTDGPAKSFSFKRLSYLEGKFQLYSLLNEYQEIADSKKVPHRDFYNVRKVDTHVHHSACMNQKHLLRFIKSKMKKSPDEVVLFRDGKHLTLREVFESINLTAYDLSIDTLDMHAHTDSFHRFDKFNLKYNPVGESRLR; from the exons ATGAACCTAAACTCCGACGGTGACACCGTTACCTCAGAGCTGAATGCCATATGCCGCAAAATTCGGGATTTATTAGGTTTGAGAGCAAACTATATTCAACTATCCCTGCAGACCCTCGAAGACAATCCGATAAATCGTCCAGAATGGAGAATATATCCGCCTCCACCAGAACCAGCGTGGGGTGACGATAAAGAGACTGCCAGAATGAACGAGGATCCCGGCACGgatcagagaagaagaaaaatgggCGAAAATATTGGTGAGGACTTCCATTTGGAAGAGTGCATGCCACTTCCCGGAGAGTCCGACTGGGTATTCAAGCTAGATGAGAGCAGTGTCTACCAAGTTTACAAAAATTCTAGTGATGTCGACCGAGAGGAACCCGTCGTCAAAATCCCATCTCTGAGAGACTTCTATATGGATCTCGACGCGGTCATTGACGTCTCGACGGATGGGCCGGCAAAaagcttctctttcaagCGCCTTTCGTACTTGGAAGGAAAATTCCAGCTCTACTCCCTCTTGAATGAGTACCAGGAAATTGCGGATAGCAAGAAAGTGCCACATAGGGATTTCTATAATGTGCGGAAAGTTGACACTCACGTTCATCACTCAGCATGCATGAATCAGAAGCACTTACTTCGCTTCATCAAGAgcaagatgaagaaatcccCAGACGAGGTTGTTCTTTTCAGGGATGGTAAACATTTGACGCTTAGAGAAGTTTTTGAAAGTATCAACCTTACCGCCTATGATCTGAGTATTGACACACTTGATATGCAT GCTCACACGGACTCATTCCATCGATTTGATAAGTTCAATCTCAAATACAACCCAGTAGGGGAATCCCGGTTACGA